A section of the Hevea brasiliensis isolate MT/VB/25A 57/8 chromosome 17, ASM3005281v1, whole genome shotgun sequence genome encodes:
- the LOC110639544 gene encoding EG45-like domain containing protein, whose amino-acid sequence MPLRIPSRLLPWQPLFLFLLVISWLLSSSHGDVGTAAHYSPPYLPTACYGNDASQFPSNNLFAAAGNGIWDNGAACGREYLVRCISATVAGSCQPGQTIQVKIVDYALSTPTPPSASGKTIVLSETAFGRIANPSATSINIEFQQV is encoded by the exons ATGCCCTTGAGAATCCCATCTCGTCTCCTTCCATGGCagcctctcttcctcttcttATTAGTAATCTCATGGCTTCTCTCTTCTTCTCATGGTGACGTTGGCACTGCTGCCCATTACAGTCCACCATATTTAC CCACCGCCTGCTACGGCAACGATGCATCGCAGTTtccttccaataatttatttgcGGCGGCCGGCAATGGAATATGGGACAATGGGGCAGCCTGTGGGAGAGAGTATTTGGTCAGATGCATTAGTGCCACGGTTGCCGGTTCTTGCCAACCCGGTCAAACGATTCAAGTCAAGATCGTTGATTATGCTCTTTCAACACCTACTCCGCCGTCGGCTAGCGGAAAGACCATTGTCTTGTCGGAAACTGCCTTTGGGAGAATCGCCAATCCATCGGCTACTTCTATCAATATAGAATTTCAACA ggTATGA
- the LOC110639546 gene encoding uncharacterized protein LOC110639546 isoform X2 encodes MIGEVQLEPVGTGNPSDSDPLLVNKADSSSLLPGSSTEINIEDDIENDSIPCCRICLESDCELGDKQVLFFFLGDELISPCMCKGTQQFVHRSCLDHWRSVKEGFAFSHCTTCKAQFHLRVALFEDNSWRKVKFRLFVTRDVVIVFLAVQTMIAAMGGFAYLMDKDGAFRNSFSDGWDRILSKHPIPFYYCIGVLAFFVLLGFFGLILHCSSLNSNDPRMAGCQNCCYGWGILDCFPASMEACFALVLVFVVIFAILGIAYGFLAATMAIQKIWQRHYHILTKRELTKTFVQCYQHLTDPKENTHPHTNISRIHSR; translated from the exons ATGATAGGGGAAGTGCAGCTGGAGCCAGTGGGTACAGGGAATCCGAGCGACTCTGATCCTCTGCTCGTAAACAAGGCTGATTCATCATCGCTGCTACCAGGAAGTTCGACTGAGATTAACATTGAAGATGATATCGAGAATGATTCTATTCCTTGTTGCCGCATTTGTCTCGAGAGCGATTGCGAGCTAGGTGACAAACAagttctttttttcttcctcg GTGATGAATTAATATCTCCATGCATGTGCAAAGGCACCCAGCAGTTTGTCCATCGTTCATGCCTTGATCATTGGCGCTCAGTAAAG GAAGGATTTGCTTTCTCTCACTGCACGACATGCAAGGCCCAATTTCATCTTCGAGTTGCATTATTTGAGGACAACTCATGGCGTAAAGTTAAATTCAGACTTTTTGTTACAAGAGATGTTGTCATTGTATTTCTGGCTGTGCAAACT ATGATTGCTGCAATGGGTGGCTTTGCATACCTTATGGATAAAGATGGCGCCTTTCGGAATTCATTCAGTGACGGTTGGGATCGAATCCTGTCAAAACATCCTATACCATTTTATTATTGTATAG GTGTACTAGCATTCTTTGTGCTGCTTGGGTTTTTTGGCCTCATACTACATTGCTCCTCCCTCAATAGTAATGATCCACGAATGGCTGGCTGCCAGAACTGCTGTTATGGATGGGGAATTCTCGACTGCTTTCCTGCTTCTATGGAGGCATGCTTTGCCTTGGTTTTGGTTTTTGTTGTTATCTTTGCTATTCTAGGCATAGCTTATGGTTTCCTTGCTGCCACCATGGCCATTCAGAAGATCTGGCAGAGACATTACCACATTCTTACTAAGAGGGAGCTGACAAAG ACCTTTGTGCAGTGCTACCAACATCTGACTGATCCAAAAGAAAACACGCACCCACACACAAATATTTCAA GAATACATAGTAGATGA
- the LOC110639546 gene encoding uncharacterized protein LOC110639546 isoform X4, with protein sequence MIGEVQLEPVGTGNPSDSDPLLVNKADSSSLLPGSSTEINIEDDIENDSIPCCRICLESDCELGDELISPCMCKGTQQFVHRSCLDHWRSVKEGFAFSHCTTCKAQFHLRVALFEDNSWRKVKFRLFVTRDVVIVFLAVQTMIAAMGGFAYLMDKDGAFRNSFSDGWDRILSKHPIPFYYCIGVLAFFVLLGFFGLILHCSSLNSNDPRMAGCQNCCYGWGILDCFPASMEACFALVLVFVVIFAILGIAYGFLAATMAIQKIWQRHYHILTKRELTKEYIVDDLHGCYTPPKLDSEHEERLKMLKLL encoded by the exons ATGATAGGGGAAGTGCAGCTGGAGCCAGTGGGTACAGGGAATCCGAGCGACTCTGATCCTCTGCTCGTAAACAAGGCTGATTCATCATCGCTGCTACCAGGAAGTTCGACTGAGATTAACATTGAAGATGATATCGAGAATGATTCTATTCCTTGTTGCCGCATTTGTCTCGAGAGCGATTGCGAGCTAG GTGATGAATTAATATCTCCATGCATGTGCAAAGGCACCCAGCAGTTTGTCCATCGTTCATGCCTTGATCATTGGCGCTCAGTAAAG GAAGGATTTGCTTTCTCTCACTGCACGACATGCAAGGCCCAATTTCATCTTCGAGTTGCATTATTTGAGGACAACTCATGGCGTAAAGTTAAATTCAGACTTTTTGTTACAAGAGATGTTGTCATTGTATTTCTGGCTGTGCAAACT ATGATTGCTGCAATGGGTGGCTTTGCATACCTTATGGATAAAGATGGCGCCTTTCGGAATTCATTCAGTGACGGTTGGGATCGAATCCTGTCAAAACATCCTATACCATTTTATTATTGTATAG GTGTACTAGCATTCTTTGTGCTGCTTGGGTTTTTTGGCCTCATACTACATTGCTCCTCCCTCAATAGTAATGATCCACGAATGGCTGGCTGCCAGAACTGCTGTTATGGATGGGGAATTCTCGACTGCTTTCCTGCTTCTATGGAGGCATGCTTTGCCTTGGTTTTGGTTTTTGTTGTTATCTTTGCTATTCTAGGCATAGCTTATGGTTTCCTTGCTGCCACCATGGCCATTCAGAAGATCTGGCAGAGACATTACCACATTCTTACTAAGAGGGAGCTGACAAAG GAATACATAGTAGATGATCTTCATGGCTGTTATACACCACCAAAGTTGGATTCAGAACATgaagaacgtctgaaaatgcttAAGCTTTTATAA
- the LOC110639546 gene encoding uncharacterized protein LOC110639546 isoform X3 translates to MIGEVQLEPVGTGNPSDSDPLLVNKADSSSLLPGSSTEINIEDDIENDSIPCCRICLESDCELGDKQVLFFFLGDELISPCMCKGTQQFVHRSCLDHWRSVKEGFAFSHCTTCKAQFHLRVALFEDNSWRKVKFRLFVTRDVVIVFLAVQTMIAAMGGFAYLMDKDGAFRNSFSDGWDRILSKHPIPFYYCIGVLAFFVLLGFFGLILHCSSLNSNDPRMAGCQNCCYGWGILDCFPASMEACFALVLVFVVIFAILGIAYGFLAATMAIQKIWQRHYHILTKRELTKCYQHLTDPKENTHPHTNISRIHSR, encoded by the exons ATGATAGGGGAAGTGCAGCTGGAGCCAGTGGGTACAGGGAATCCGAGCGACTCTGATCCTCTGCTCGTAAACAAGGCTGATTCATCATCGCTGCTACCAGGAAGTTCGACTGAGATTAACATTGAAGATGATATCGAGAATGATTCTATTCCTTGTTGCCGCATTTGTCTCGAGAGCGATTGCGAGCTAGGTGACAAACAagttctttttttcttcctcg GTGATGAATTAATATCTCCATGCATGTGCAAAGGCACCCAGCAGTTTGTCCATCGTTCATGCCTTGATCATTGGCGCTCAGTAAAG GAAGGATTTGCTTTCTCTCACTGCACGACATGCAAGGCCCAATTTCATCTTCGAGTTGCATTATTTGAGGACAACTCATGGCGTAAAGTTAAATTCAGACTTTTTGTTACAAGAGATGTTGTCATTGTATTTCTGGCTGTGCAAACT ATGATTGCTGCAATGGGTGGCTTTGCATACCTTATGGATAAAGATGGCGCCTTTCGGAATTCATTCAGTGACGGTTGGGATCGAATCCTGTCAAAACATCCTATACCATTTTATTATTGTATAG GTGTACTAGCATTCTTTGTGCTGCTTGGGTTTTTTGGCCTCATACTACATTGCTCCTCCCTCAATAGTAATGATCCACGAATGGCTGGCTGCCAGAACTGCTGTTATGGATGGGGAATTCTCGACTGCTTTCCTGCTTCTATGGAGGCATGCTTTGCCTTGGTTTTGGTTTTTGTTGTTATCTTTGCTATTCTAGGCATAGCTTATGGTTTCCTTGCTGCCACCATGGCCATTCAGAAGATCTGGCAGAGACATTACCACATTCTTACTAAGAGGGAGCTGACAAAG TGCTACCAACATCTGACTGATCCAAAAGAAAACACGCACCCACACACAAATATTTCAA GAATACATAGTAGATGA
- the LOC110639546 gene encoding uncharacterized protein LOC110639546 isoform X1 has translation MIGEVQLEPVGTGNPSDSDPLLVNKADSSSLLPGSSTEINIEDDIENDSIPCCRICLESDCELGDKQVLFFFLGDELISPCMCKGTQQFVHRSCLDHWRSVKEGFAFSHCTTCKAQFHLRVALFEDNSWRKVKFRLFVTRDVVIVFLAVQTMIAAMGGFAYLMDKDGAFRNSFSDGWDRILSKHPIPFYYCIGVLAFFVLLGFFGLILHCSSLNSNDPRMAGCQNCCYGWGILDCFPASMEACFALVLVFVVIFAILGIAYGFLAATMAIQKIWQRHYHILTKRELTKEYIVDDLHGCYTPPKLDSEHEERLKMLKLL, from the exons ATGATAGGGGAAGTGCAGCTGGAGCCAGTGGGTACAGGGAATCCGAGCGACTCTGATCCTCTGCTCGTAAACAAGGCTGATTCATCATCGCTGCTACCAGGAAGTTCGACTGAGATTAACATTGAAGATGATATCGAGAATGATTCTATTCCTTGTTGCCGCATTTGTCTCGAGAGCGATTGCGAGCTAGGTGACAAACAagttctttttttcttcctcg GTGATGAATTAATATCTCCATGCATGTGCAAAGGCACCCAGCAGTTTGTCCATCGTTCATGCCTTGATCATTGGCGCTCAGTAAAG GAAGGATTTGCTTTCTCTCACTGCACGACATGCAAGGCCCAATTTCATCTTCGAGTTGCATTATTTGAGGACAACTCATGGCGTAAAGTTAAATTCAGACTTTTTGTTACAAGAGATGTTGTCATTGTATTTCTGGCTGTGCAAACT ATGATTGCTGCAATGGGTGGCTTTGCATACCTTATGGATAAAGATGGCGCCTTTCGGAATTCATTCAGTGACGGTTGGGATCGAATCCTGTCAAAACATCCTATACCATTTTATTATTGTATAG GTGTACTAGCATTCTTTGTGCTGCTTGGGTTTTTTGGCCTCATACTACATTGCTCCTCCCTCAATAGTAATGATCCACGAATGGCTGGCTGCCAGAACTGCTGTTATGGATGGGGAATTCTCGACTGCTTTCCTGCTTCTATGGAGGCATGCTTTGCCTTGGTTTTGGTTTTTGTTGTTATCTTTGCTATTCTAGGCATAGCTTATGGTTTCCTTGCTGCCACCATGGCCATTCAGAAGATCTGGCAGAGACATTACCACATTCTTACTAAGAGGGAGCTGACAAAG GAATACATAGTAGATGATCTTCATGGCTGTTATACACCACCAAAGTTGGATTCAGAACATgaagaacgtctgaaaatgcttAAGCTTTTATAA
- the LOC110639545 gene encoding potassium channel AKT1 translates to MDTLRNRGVFRVSVCGQEEIEQLSRDGSHYSLSTAVLPSLGARSNRRVKLRRFIVSPYDRRYRIWETFLVVLVIYTAWVSPFEFGFLKKPEGPLSIADNVVNGFFAVDIVLTFFVAYLDKTTYLLVDNPKKIAWKYLSSWFAFDFISTIPSELARKISPQLFLSYSYGLFNMLRLWRLRRVSALFSRLEKDRNYNYFWVRCAKLICVTLFAVHFAGCFYYLIAARYHNPDKTWIGVSLGDNFLERSLWIRYVTSIYWSITTLTTVGYGDLHPVNTREMIFDIFYMLFNLGLTAYLIGNMTNLVVHGTSRTRRFRDAIQAASSFAQRNQLPLRLQDQMLAHLCLKFRTDSEGLQQQEILDSLPKAIRSSISHYLFYSLLDKVYLFHGVSNDLLFQLVSEMKAEYFPPNEDVILQNEAPTDFYILVTGAADLLVYKSGVEQVVGQVKSGDLCGEIGLLCYRPQLFTVRTKRLSQLLRLNRTTFLNIVQANVGDGTIIMNNLLQHLKEQKNPIMEGVLLETENMLARGRMDLPLSLCFAALRGDDSLLHQLLKRGLDPNESDSNGRSALHIAASKGSENCVLLLLDYGADPNCKDSDGNVPLWEAMLGGHEAVTRLLIQNGASINAGDVGHFACTAAEQNSLKLLKEIVDHGGDVTCSRKSGTTALHAAVCEGNTEIVRFLLDHGADTDKPDIHGWTPRDLADQQGHEEIKFIFQTCKEPKTQSVVAIPEEKEPGIRYLGRFTSEPTIRPVSHDGSFSGTDGSWGHNRPRRRTNNFHNSLFGMMSAAHKGEQELPFPVSHPIAAENYGANPARVIISCPEKVEIAGKLVLLPKSLEELSEIGAKKFGLTNAKVLSKERAEIDDIEVIRDGDHILIVSDRIDH, encoded by the exons ATGGACACTCTGCGAAACAGAGGAGTCTTTAGGGTTTCAGTGTGCGGCCAAGAAGAGATAGAGCAGTTGTCTAGAGATGGCAGCCATTACAGCCTCTCTACTGCGGTTTTACCTTCACTTGGTGCAAGAAGTAACCGCAGAGTCAAGCTCAGGAGGTTCATTGTATCTCCTTATGACCGTCGCTACAG AATATGGGAGACTTTTCTTGTTGTTCTAGTCATCTATACTGCTTGGGTATCGCCTTTTGAATTCGGATTTCTCAAGAAACCAGAGGGACCACTCTCCATTGCTGATAATGTTGTCAATGGATTCTTTGCTGTAGACATAGTTCTTACCTTCTTTGTAGCTTACCTTGACAAGACCACGTACCTACTTGTTGACAATCCAAAAAAGATTGCTTGGAAGTATTTGAGTTCCTGGTTTGCCTTCGATTTCATATCCACAATCCCATCTGAACTTGCTCGGAAAATCTCTCCGCAATTATTCCTATCATATTCATATGGCTTGTTCAACATGCTTCGCCTTTGGCGGCTTAGAAGAGTTAGTGCTCTATTTTCCAG ATTGGAGAAGGATAGGAACTACAACTACTTCTGGGTTCGATGTGCCAAGCTTATTTGC GTCACCCTTTTTGCAGTTCACTTTGCTGGATGCTTCTACTATCTTATTGCTGCACGTTATCATAACCCTGATAAGACATGGATTGGAGTATCTTTAGGGGACAATTTTCTTGAAAGGAGTTTGTGGATCCGATATGTGACTTCAATTTACTGGTCTATTACTACTTTAACAACTGTTGGCTATGGTGATCTCCATCCTGTGAATACAAGGGAGATGATCTTTGACATCTTCTATATGCTTTTTAACCTTGGATTGACAGCATATTTGATTGGAAACATGACCAACTTGGTTGTTCATGGGACTAGTCGAACTAGAAGATTT AGAGATGCCATACAAGCAGCTTCAAGTTTTGCTCAGAGGAACCAACTGCCTCTTCGCCTGCAAGATCAGATGCTTGCACATCTGTGTTTGAAGTTCAGGACAGATTCCGAAGGACTGCAGCAGCAAGAAATTCTTGATTCCCTTCCAAAAGCAATTCGTTCGAGCATTTCACATTATCTCTTTTACTCTCTCCTGGACAAGGTTTACTTGTTCCATGGGGTTTCCAATGACTTGCTTTTCCAGCTG GTTTCAGAGATGAAAGCTGAGTATTTTCCTCCCAACGAAGATGTGATTTTGCAGAATGAAGCTCCAACAGACTTCTATATACTTGTCACCGGTGCTGCG GATCTACTTGTGTACAAAAGTGGAGTTGAACAG GTTGTTGGGCAAGTAAAAAGTGGTGATCTTTGCGGTGAGATTGGGTTGCTTTGTTATAGGCCACAGCTTTTTACTGTGCGCACCAAAAGATTGAGCCAGCTACTACGACTGAACCGTACTACATTCTTGAACATTGTTCAGGCCAATGTTGGAGATGGGACCATAATCATGAATAATCTCCTTCAG CATTTGAAAGAACAAAAGAACCCAATTATGGAGGGAGTTTTGCTTGAGACAGAGAACATGCTAGCTCGTGGTAGAATGGACCTACCACTCAGTCTATGTTTTGCTGCACTTAGGGGAGATGATTCCTTGTTACATCAGTTGTTGAAAAGGGGGCTGGATCCAAATGAATCAGATAGCAATGGGAGGTCGGCTCTG CATATAGCAGCCTCAAAAGGAAGTGAGAACTGTGTGCTTCTTTTACTAGATTACGGGGCAGATCCTAATTGTAAAG ACTCAGATGGAAATGTTCCTTTATGGGAGGCAATGCTGGGTGGTCATGAAGCAGTGACCAGACTGCTGATACAAAATGGTGCAAGCATAAATGCTGGAGATGTAGGTCATTTTGCTTGCACTGCCGCTGAGCAAAATAGTTTGAAATTGCTGAAGGAAATTGTCGATCATGGCGGGGATGTTACATGCTCCAGGAAGAGTGGAACCACAGCCCTCCATGCCGCAGTTTGTGAAGGCAACACTGAAATAGTCAGGTTTCTCTTAGACCATGGTGCAGATACTGACAAACCAGATATTCATGGCTGGACTCCGAGGGATCTAGCTGACCAACAAGGACATGAagaaataaaattcattttccaaACTTGTAAAGAGCCTAAAACTCAGTCTGTTGTTGCAATTCCTGAGGAGAAGGAGCCTGGAATTAGATATCTTGGCAGGTTTACAAGTGAGCCAACTATACGTCCCGTGTCTCATGATGGCTCATTCTCAGGTACAGATGGATCATGGGGCCATAATCGTCCCAGACGCAGAACTAATAATTTTCACAACTCGCTCTTTGGGATGATGTCTGCTGCCCACAAGGGGGAGCAAGAATTGCCATTCCCAGTTAGCCATCCTATAGCAGCAGAAAACTATGGAGCTAACCCTGCAAGAGTAATAATTAGTTGCCCAGAAAAGGTAGAAATTGCAGGGAAGCTTGTTCTACTCCCCAAGAGCTTGGAGGAGTTATCGGAGATTGGTGCTAAGAAATTTGGGCTGACGAATGCCAAAGTTCTGAGCAAGGAAAGAGCTGAAATTGATGATATTGAGGTAATTAGAGATGGTGATCATATTTTAATTGTAAGTGATCGAATTgatcattaa